CCCTTGAAGCAGTCCGGGTTACGGGCGAACGAATCGAGCGGTTTTCCGGGAAAACAGATGATCAGGGGCTCCGAACCCTTGAAAAATGGCTGAAAAAAGGCGAGACCGTCGTTCTGGAAGCCGGTAGTCAGGCCTTTCGCATTGCTCGACGGCTGGCTAAAAATATCGGCTGCGACATGATCGTGTTGAATCCCGGCGATGTTGCCGTCATCTATGACTCTTTGAAAAAGACGGATAAAGAAGACGCTCTGAAACTGGCCCGGCTGGCGCAGCGCCATCCCCGGGAAGAGTTGCCGACCGTGGAAATTCCGACAGAGAAGCAGGAAGTAATCCGTCGACTCTCTACCGAACAGGCGCACTGGAGCGAGATGATCAGCATGAGTAAGAATCGTCTCCATTCCGTATTCGTCGAAGCAGGAATTGTTCATCTCACAAGAAGCCACCTGAGTCGACGAGAAAACAGGCAGGAAGCGTTTGAATCACTTCCAGAGGTCTATCAGGCTGAGGCTTCCCGGCTGATGCGAGATATCGACCACATGGAAGGGTTAGTTGAAGAGCTGGAAGAGCAGATTCGAGGCGCATTAAAAGAGAATCTGGATTATACATCCCTTGTCATGTCGATGCCCGGTGTCGGTCCTATCCTTGCGCTGGCTTTGCTCGGTTATCTCGGCGATGGGAAAAGGTTTTCCAGCGCCAAACAGGTGGGCTTCTTTGTGGGCCTTGTGCCGAAGGTCCAGATATCCGGAACGATGGTGCATTACGGACATATCGTTCACACGGGATGCAAGCCTATCCGACGAGTCATTATCCAGGCCGCATGGGCATTGACCCGATCCAATGAAGGCGGAGATCTGCGGGCCTTTTACCAGCGACTCTATCCCATCAAAGGGAAGAAAAAGGCCATCGTCGCAGTTGCTCGAAAGATGACCGAGATCCTGTATCTCATGGTGAGGAACGGTGAGTTTTATCGGCATTCAAACCCTGTTAATCTGAAGAAGAAACTGAAATACTACGGTCTGCACAGTGCAGCCGCTTGAAAAGGAATCGCCTGATTAAAAAAATTGGGTCGGAGTGTGGGAGGGGCTTGACTATGGTCATGTAACATAGGAGGTCGCAGAGGTCGCAGAGGTCGCAGAGGTCGCAGAGGTCGCAGAGGTCGCAGAGGTCGCAGAGGTCGCAGAGGTCGCAGAGGTCGCAGAGGTCGCAGAGGTCGCAGAGGTCGCAGAGGTCGCAGAGAACACTGAGAAGACCGGAGAGGAGATAGGGATAAGAACGGTTTCTCCTATCTTCTTCTTTCACGCCTTTCGCGATAAAAAAAAATTCTTACCCTTCTCTCCGCGCCCGCTGAGCCCTCCGCGGTTAAACCTCTTTGCTGTGAGAAAAAACAGAACAATTCACCACAGAGAACGCTGAGGTCGCGGAGAAATCCAGAAGGAAAGTCGGGAGAAGCGATAGGGTTTCAATATCGCTACCGTTAGATTCTCCGATTTTTCTTCTTTCTCGATTTTCGCGTATTTCGCGGTAAGCAAATCCTTTTGACCGCGAAAAGCGTGAAATACGCGAAAACGATCCGAAATAGAGAAGCGTTCGCGTGCGGAAAGGCCTTACCCCACTCCTCCTCTCCGCGCCCTCAGAGCCCTCCGCGGTTAAACCTCTTTGCTGCGATGCTGCGAGAAAAATCAGAACAATCCACCACAGAGGTCGCGGAGAACACAGAGAAGACCTGAGAGAGAAGAATCTGAACCGGCGGCCTTTTCCTCTTGGTCTTCTTTCGTACTTTGCGCGACAGAAAACCCATTTACCAGTAGAGTAGAGAGGGTGCCGGAAGCCCGGCAGCCCTCCCCCTCGTCAAACCGGACGTGCAGATTTCCCGCATCCGGCTTTCCCGAAAACAGACCATCCCAGAGCGTATTCATTTGAGATAGAGCAGTCCCATTTTGCTTATCTGGGAGTAGAAGCTCACACCATTCGGCGGGCGAAAACCACGCTGACTTCTTCTCTTTAAATGCACTGTTAAGCGATGAACTGTATAGGAGTTGACTTTTCTAAAGGAAGCCGCTGGATAACCGAAGCGAAAATAATTTGACCAGCCGACAAGGGTTCTGTTGATACCGCCTATCATCTCATCAATAGGTTGATAGCACATCTTCTTGCCCGTCATGATCTTAAGCCTATCCCGCATCCGCTGCACGGCTTTCTTAGAGGGTAACACATTCAAATAGTCTCGATTTCTGCCCTTGAGATCGCGATCAAACCGAAAGGTAAACCCGAGAAAATCCAGACTCGCTTTCTTCTCCTTCAAGTTGACTGTCTTCGTCTTGTCACGATTGATCTTAAGACCCATGCGGGCTTCAATGAATCCCTCAACAAAATCGGTGAGGCGATCCGATTGATACCGGGCCAACACGACAAAGTCATCCGCATAACGAACAAGTTTTGCGTTGGCCCACACAGCGGGTCCGTTACGACCATGAAACACCTTATCGAAGTAATGTAGAAACAGGTTCGCGAGCAGCGGGGAGATCACTCCCCCCTGAGGCGTTCCCTGTTTCGATCTTGCGATGCGTGGTGGACTCCCTTTATCGTCGGGGGGTTCAACCACAGGCGTCTTCAACCACATCCGGATCAGTCGCAAGACCGACCTGTCACTGATTCTCTGCTCAACGCAGAGAATCAGTTTGTCATGTGGGATGGAATCGAAGTATCCTTTGAGATCAGCATCATATACAGCCTGAAAACCCGACAGAATATGACTTCTGATTTCTGCGAGCGCTGTATGTGCAGATCTTTTCGGTCTGAACCCGTAGGAACAGTCGAGAAAATCAGCCTCATAGATAGGCTCGATAATCAGGAGAGTCGCCATTTGCACGACTCGGTCTTTAATCGTCGGAATGCCAAGAGGACGGCGTCTTCCATCCGGCTTCGCAATATACTTCCTGCGGACCGGGCTTGGTCTGTACGTCTTC
This region of Leptonema illini DSM 21528 genomic DNA includes:
- the ltrA gene encoding group II intron reverse transcriptase/maturase, whose protein sequence is METSSTEEGKGTEAAIPLNQKGLSEKLALLRSKLYHKARNEPRFKFYVLYDRIFRMDVLEAAYSRVKANRGSPGVDGITFKQIENSKGGAKAFLESIQKELKEKTYRPSPVRRKYIAKPDGRRRPLGIPTIKDRVVQMATLLIIEPIYEADFLDCSYGFRPKRSAHTALAEIRSHILSGFQAVYDADLKGYFDSIPHDKLILCVEQRISDRSVLRLIRMWLKTPVVEPPDDKGSPPRIARSKQGTPQGGVISPLLANLFLHYFDKVFHGRNGPAVWANAKLVRYADDFVVLARYQSDRLTDFVEGFIEARMGLKINRDKTKTVNLKEKKASLDFLGFTFRFDRDLKGRNRDYLNVLPSKKAVQRMRDRLKIMTGKKMCYQPIDEMIGGINRTLVGWSNYFRFGYPAASFRKVNSYTVHRLTVHLKRRSQRGFRPPNGVSFYSQISKMGLLYLK
- a CDS encoding IS110 family transposase, translated to MDTNKPVVGIDLSKRTLEAVRVTGERIERFSGKTDDQGLRTLEKWLKKGETVVLEAGSQAFRIARRLAKNIGCDMIVLNPGDVAVIYDSLKKTDKEDALKLARLAQRHPREELPTVEIPTEKQEVIRRLSTEQAHWSEMISMSKNRLHSVFVEAGIVHLTRSHLSRRENRQEAFESLPEVYQAEASRLMRDIDHMEGLVEELEEQIRGALKENLDYTSLVMSMPGVGPILALALLGYLGDGKRFSSAKQVGFFVGLVPKVQISGTMVHYGHIVHTGCKPIRRVIIQAAWALTRSNEGGDLRAFYQRLYPIKGKKKAIVAVARKMTEILYLMVRNGEFYRHSNPVNLKKKLKYYGLHSAAA